A window of Apium graveolens cultivar Ventura chromosome 8, ASM990537v1, whole genome shotgun sequence contains these coding sequences:
- the LOC141680466 gene encoding uncharacterized protein LOC141680466, whose amino-acid sequence MDRLTWMYKKPWVSHAYVNGVNEFIACAVENLKKKQIEHGKEGRITCPYRDCYNLKKYPNIDTVREHLFCRGFMEDYTKWIWHGEGIHTSKTETSSKIYESYGASMPRNEEDDVENDRVEEMIQDVEEILVHQPEVLENLVDDSKKPLYHGCNVQFTRLSTTLKLCKLKVKNGWSDKSFTEMLKLLAEMLPAKNELPTSTYEAKKILCPMGMNVKKIHACPNDCVLFRKEHEHLHTCPKCGASRYKRDGNNSSINDKRPPVKVLRYLPIVERFRRLFANFNDAKLVRWHVEGKKSDGMLRHPVDSPQWRTIDGKFPEFGGEVRNL is encoded by the coding sequence ATGGATCGTCTCACATGGATGTATAAAAAACCATGGGTCTCGCATGCCTATGTTAATGGTGTTAATGAGTTCATTGCATGTGCGGTAGAAAATCTAAAGAAGAAACAGATCGAACATGGAAAAGAAGGCAGGATCACATGTCCATATCGTGATTGTTATAATCTGAAAAAGTATCCTAATATTGACACTGTTCGTGAGCATTTATTTTGCCGTGGTTTCATGGAAGATTATACTAAGTGGATTTGGCATGGGGAGGGAATACACACTAGCAAGACTGAGACTTCTAGCAAAATTTATGAAAGTTATGGAGCCAGTATGCCTCGTAATGAAGAAGATGATGTTGAAAATGATAGGGTTGAAGAGATGATCCAAGATGTTGAAGAAATCCTAGTGCACCAACCAGAAGTTCTGGAGAACTTGGTTGATGATTCTAAAAAACCTCTCTATCATGGGTGCAATGTTCAATTTACTAGGTTATCAACAACCTTGAAGTTGTGTAAACTCAAAGTAAAAAATGGTTGGAGTGACAAGAGTTTCACTGAAATGCTCAAACTTTTAGCAGAAATGCTTCCTGCAAAAAATGAGCTTCCCACTTCCACATACGAGGCGAAGAAGATATTGTGTCCAATGGGTATGAATGTAAAGAAGATACATGCTTGTCCAAATGATTGTGTGCTCTTTCGCAAGGAGCATGAACATTTACACACATGTCCAAAGTGTGGAGCCTCCCGATATAAGCGGGATGGAAATAATTCTTCTATTAATGACAAGAGGCCTCCTGTCAAGGTGTTACGCTACTTACCCATAGTGGAACGATTCAGACGTCTCTTTGCAAATTTCAATGATGCAAAGCTTGTAAGGTGGCACGTGGAAGGGAAAAAATCAGATGGAATGCTCCGACACCCGGTTGACTCTCCGCAATGGAGAACCATTGATGGTAAATTCCCAGAATTTGGAGGAGAAGTTAGAAATCTATGA